One Thioclava electrotropha DNA segment encodes these proteins:
- the betC gene encoding choline-sulfatase codes for MPDLETSPKEDSKPRPNILILMVDQLNGTLFPDGPAEWLHTPNLRKLAERSVRFENAYTGSPLCAPGRAAFMSGQLPSTTGVYDNAAEFRSDIPTYAHHLRRAGYQTCLSGKMHFVGPDQLHGFEERLTTDIYPADFGWTPDYRKPGERIDWWYHNMGSVTGAGVAEISNQMEYDDNVAHEAKMKLYDLARGNDARPWMLTVSFTHPHDPYVARKKYWDLYEDCDHLEPEVGTIPYEEQDNHSKRIFDANDWREFNITTEDIRRSRRAYFANLSYLDDKIGELLQVLEDTRQEATILFVSDHGDMLGARGLWFKMSFYEGSARVPLMISAPGLEPGLVSDPVSTIDVTPTLCDLAGISMDEIAPWIDGQTLLPQAKREPRKEAVAMEYAAEASYAPLVSLRKGRYKLNLCNLDPDQLFDVEADPHELTNLADDPTHAEAYAALKAEAAQRWDLDRFDEDVRASQARRWVVYEALSQGGQYPWDYQPLKKASEAYMRNHMDLNVLEENKRFPRGE; via the coding sequence ATGCCTGACCTCGAAACCTCCCCCAAGGAAGACAGCAAGCCGCGCCCGAACATCCTGATCCTGATGGTCGACCAGCTCAACGGGACGCTCTTTCCCGACGGTCCGGCGGAGTGGCTTCACACGCCCAACCTTCGCAAGCTGGCCGAGCGTTCGGTGCGGTTCGAGAACGCCTATACCGGCTCGCCCCTCTGCGCTCCGGGCCGAGCGGCCTTCATGTCGGGCCAGCTTCCCTCGACGACGGGCGTCTATGACAACGCGGCCGAGTTCCGCTCTGACATTCCCACCTATGCCCACCACCTGCGCCGCGCGGGCTACCAGACTTGCCTCTCGGGCAAGATGCATTTCGTGGGCCCCGATCAGCTTCACGGGTTCGAAGAGCGGCTGACCACCGATATCTACCCCGCCGATTTCGGCTGGACCCCGGATTACCGCAAGCCCGGCGAGCGGATCGACTGGTGGTATCACAACATGGGCTCGGTGACCGGGGCAGGGGTGGCCGAGATTTCCAACCAGATGGAATATGACGACAACGTCGCCCATGAGGCGAAGATGAAGCTCTACGATCTGGCGCGGGGCAATGATGCGCGCCCGTGGATGCTTACCGTCAGCTTTACCCATCCCCACGACCCCTACGTCGCGCGCAAGAAATACTGGGATCTCTACGAGGACTGCGACCATCTCGAACCCGAGGTCGGCACGATCCCCTACGAGGAGCAGGACAACCACTCGAAGCGGATTTTCGACGCGAACGATTGGCGCGAGTTCAACATCACGACCGAGGATATCCGCCGCTCGCGCCGCGCCTATTTCGCGAACCTGTCCTATCTCGACGACAAGATCGGCGAGCTGCTGCAGGTGCTCGAAGACACCCGGCAAGAGGCGACGATCCTCTTCGTCTCCGATCACGGCGACATGCTGGGCGCGCGGGGGCTGTGGTTCAAGATGAGCTTCTACGAGGGCTCGGCGCGCGTGCCGCTGATGATCTCGGCACCGGGGCTGGAGCCGGGGCTGGTCTCCGATCCGGTCTCGACGATCGACGTCACGCCGACGCTCTGCGATCTGGCGGGCATCTCGATGGACGAAATCGCGCCCTGGATCGACGGGCAGACCCTGCTGCCGCAGGCCAAGCGCGAGCCCCGCAAAGAGGCGGTCGCGATGGAATATGCCGCCGAGGCCTCTTACGCGCCGCTCGTGAGCCTGCGCAAAGGGCGCTACAAGCTGAACCTGTGCAATCTCGATCCCGATCAGCTCTTCGACGTCGAGGCCGATCCGCATGAGTTGACCAACCTCGCAGACGATCCCACCCATGCCGAGGCCTATGCCGCGCTGAAGGCGGAGGCGGCTCAGCGCTGGGATCTGGATCGTTTCGACGAGGACGTCCGGGCCAGTCAGGCGCGGCGCTGGGTCGTCTACGAGGCGCTCAGCCAGGGCGGCCAGTATCCGTGGGATTATCAGCCGCTCAAGAAGGCCTCCGAGGCCTATATGCGCAATCACATGGACCTTAACGTGCTGGAAGAAAACAAACGCTTCCCGCGCGGGGAGTAA
- a CDS encoding aldo/keto reductase has product MSVPTLTLNDGIKIPQLGLGVWKMDDADAPAIIENALDAGYRHIDTAAAYGNEAGVGRGIAQSGVAREDIFVTSKLWNDRQGYDETKRAFDETMGKLGFDYLDLYLIHWPMPAKDKYVETWKALIELRDAGRIRAIGVSNFLPDHLERLIEETGEAPAINQIELHPRFQQAAQREVHEKLGITTECWSPLGQGEALSNPILTEIAARYGKSAAQVTLRWQIQLGCVTIPKSSNHERMRENIDVFDFELTEDEMAQIKDIDAAGGRIGPDPATADF; this is encoded by the coding sequence ATGAGCGTTCCGACCCTCACCCTCAATGACGGCATCAAGATTCCGCAGCTGGGCCTCGGCGTCTGGAAAATGGACGATGCCGATGCGCCCGCCATCATCGAAAACGCCCTCGACGCGGGCTATCGCCATATCGACACCGCCGCCGCTTACGGCAACGAGGCGGGCGTGGGCCGCGGCATCGCGCAAAGCGGCGTGGCGCGCGAAGACATCTTCGTGACCTCGAAGCTCTGGAACGACCGGCAGGGCTATGACGAGACCAAGCGCGCCTTCGACGAGACGATGGGCAAACTGGGCTTCGACTATCTCGACCTCTACCTGATCCACTGGCCGATGCCCGCCAAGGACAAATATGTCGAGACATGGAAGGCGCTGATCGAGCTGCGCGACGCGGGCCGCATCCGCGCGATCGGTGTGTCGAACTTCCTGCCCGACCACCTCGAGCGGTTGATCGAAGAAACTGGTGAGGCGCCCGCGATTAACCAGATCGAGCTGCATCCGCGCTTCCAGCAGGCCGCGCAGCGCGAGGTGCATGAAAAACTCGGTATCACCACCGAATGCTGGTCGCCGCTGGGGCAGGGCGAGGCGCTCTCGAACCCGATCCTGACCGAAATCGCGGCCCGCTATGGCAAGTCGGCGGCGCAGGTCACGCTGCGCTGGCAGATCCAGCTGGGCTGCGTGACGATCCCGAAATCCTCCAATCACGAGCGGATGCGCGAGAATATCGACGTGTTCGATTTCGAGTTGACCGAGGATGAGATGGCGCAGATCAAGGATATCGACGCCGCGGGAGGCCGCATCGGGCCGGATCCCGCCACCGCCGATTTCTGA
- the ybaK gene encoding Cys-tRNA(Pro) deacylase has protein sequence MGHATPATQALTRAKLAFELHEYAYEAGQEKIGLHAAGALGVEPSRVLKTLMVEVDGKPACAVIPSDATLSMKKVAAAFGGKSAKMMEPAKAEKLTGFRTGGISPFGQKRASPVAFEQSALRYDRIILNGGKRGLMIELLPDEALSAARAEAKPLIADQ, from the coding sequence ATGGGTCATGCCACCCCGGCGACACAGGCGCTGACCCGCGCCAAGCTCGCCTTCGAACTGCACGAATATGCCTATGAGGCCGGTCAGGAGAAGATCGGCCTCCATGCCGCCGGTGCGCTCGGAGTGGAGCCTTCGCGGGTTCTCAAGACCCTGATGGTCGAGGTGGATGGCAAGCCTGCCTGCGCGGTGATCCCGTCTGACGCGACACTGTCGATGAAGAAGGTGGCCGCGGCCTTCGGGGGCAAATCCGCGAAGATGATGGAGCCCGCCAAGGCCGAGAAGCTGACCGGGTTTCGCACCGGCGGCATCAGCCCCTTCGGCCAGAAACGCGCAAGCCCGGTGGCGTTTGAGCAGAGCGCGCTTCGCTATGACCGGATCATCCTGAACGGCGGCAAGCGCGGGCTGATGATCGAACTTCTACCTGATGAGGCGCTGTCAGCCGCGCGGGCCGAGGCAAAGCCCCTCATCGCCGATCAGTGA